The following proteins are encoded in a genomic region of Musa acuminata AAA Group cultivar baxijiao chromosome BXJ2-11, Cavendish_Baxijiao_AAA, whole genome shotgun sequence:
- the LOC135627560 gene encoding heavy metal-associated isoprenylated plant protein 39-like, whose protein sequence is MVCHSTLELFDLSLGVNTIDLDVKERKVTVVGTADPAILIKKLRKARKIAELLVSKENAESIKEGGGGEDGEESNDPKNKNKKKNNKKKNKEGDASEEKKDGGGEGGGVEAQNRQAPIQQPMMIDGEVGNIEAYMLLPHLVGEPFWTLFTDDNPNKCSIM, encoded by the exons ATGGTATGTCATTCTACTTTGGAATTGTTTGATCTTTCACTCG GAGTCAATACAATCGATCTCGATGTAAAAGAGAGGAAGGTGACTGTTGTTGGGACTGCAGATCCTGCCATTCTAATAAAAAAGCTTCGTAAGGCTCGCAAAATTGCAGAGTTGTTGGTTTCGAAGGAGAATGCCGAGTCCATAAAGGAGGGTGGTGGTGGTGAAGATGGAGAGGAATCCAATGACCcgaagaacaagaacaagaagaagaataacaagaagaagaacaaggaagGAGACGCGAGTGAAGAGAAGAAAGACGGTGGCGGTGAGGGAGGGGGAGTTGAAGCACAGAACCGGCAAGCTCCAATACAGCAGCCGATGATGATCGACGGTGAAGTCGGTAACATCGAAGCATACATGCTGCTGCCTCACCTCGTCGGCGAGCCATTTTGGACTTTGTTCACCGACGACAACCCCAACAAGTGCTCAATAATGTGA
- the LOC103971575 gene encoding heavy metal-associated isoprenylated plant protein 32-like — translation MLLIFSLMFVLVSQVSKLPEKMSDKEGSKTLKVQTCVLKVNTCCVGCQKKINKVLHKIDGVEGIHLDAEGGKVSVTGNVAPAVLITKLRKAGKIAELLHPKSGNQQKNNQNVKSQKGGGGGGSAGEGRKWFKNLKFPRLKDLKLPFNKEKEAVKFDILPKEVSGDVKKKKKKGGGGDGGGVQVQNKGGVSSPVVLTHGGVMSPEMAAGGNPYHHHQQQQRMMTMMNGQDSVGYAYGHTGYVPPPPREESYSNMFSDENPNSCSVM, via the exons aTGCTGCTTATCTTCTCTCTGATGTTTGTCCTCGTCTCTCAGGTCTCTAAACTGCCGGAGAAGATGAGCGACAAAGAAGGCAGCAAGACTCTTAAAGTGCAG ACATGTGTTCTGAAGGTGAACACATGCTGTGTCGGGTGccagaagaaaataaataaggTGCTGCATAAGATCGATG GGGTCGAGGGAATCCATCTCGATGCAGAAGGAGGGAAGGTGAGTGTCACCGGGAATGTAGCTCCTGCCGTTCTAATTACAAAGCTTCGCAAGGCTGGGAAAATCGCAGAGTTGTTGCATCCAAAGAGTGGAAACCAGCAGAAGAACAACCAAAATGTGAAGTCCCAaaagggtggtggtggtggtggtagtgcTGGAGAAGGACGCAAGTGGTTCAAAAATCTCAAGTTTCCACGTCTCAAGGATCTGAAACTTCCTTTCAACAAGGAGAAGGAAGCAGTCAAGTTCGACATCCTTCCCAAGGAAGTGTCCGGtgatgtgaagaagaagaagaagaaaggtggtggtggtgatggaggAGGAGTTCAAGTACAGAACAAGGGTGGAGTGTCATCACCCGTGGTGCTCACCCACGGCGGTGTGATGTCGCCGGAGATGGCGGCCGGTGGCAACCCATATCATCATCACCAGCAGCAGCAgaggatgatgacgatgatgaacgGTCAAGACAGCGTTGGATATGCTTACGGACATACGGGGTACGTGCCGCCACCGCCCCGCGAAGAGTCGTACTCCAACATGTTCAGCGACGAGAACCCCAACAGCTGCTCAGTTATGTGA